TCATGACCGTCGAACTGGCCGATGGTGAAGTTGGCGGTGGGCAGGCCGCCGGCTTCGTGCAGGATGTTCACCAGCACGCCGGTGCCGTATTCGGCCAGGCCCTTGCCGGTGATGGGATGCTCGGTCAGAGCCTTGGCGAAGCGCTTGGAAGCCTCGCGGAAGGCCTTTTCATCCACCAGAGGATGGTTCTTGCCGCCCTCGGGGTTGATGATGATGGCCTTGAGGCCCTTGGACCCCATGACGGCGCCCACGCCGCCGCGGCCGGCATGACGCATGGGGCGCAGCTCGCGGTCGGTGAACGCGATGCTGGCGGCGGTCAGCTTGAACTCACCGGCGCGGCCGATGGTCACATAGCTGCACTTGTCGCCGTAGGTCTCCACCAGCTTGGCCACGGCATCGAAGTTGTTGAGGCCGGCCACGGTGGAGGGCACCAGTCTGGCGGAGTCCTTGCCCAGTTCCAGCTGCCACCATTCACCTTCGGTGGCCATGTCTTCCACGATGATGGCCATGATGCCCAGCTTGGCCAGATGGCCGCCGGGCTGGCCGCCGGAGTTGGCTTCCTTGATGCCTTCGGTGAGGGGGCTCTTGCAGCCCACGGAAATACGGTTGCCGTTGGGGCTGTTGGTGGCGCCCAGCAGGCCGGGGGCGAACACCAGCTTGTTGTGGGGGCCCAGCGGCGTACAGATGGGGTTGACTTCGCGCGCCACGATGGTGGAGGTCAGGGCACGACCGCCCAGACCGGCGTATTCTTCGGGGATATCTTCAAACACACAGGTCTTGGTGGCCATGTTGACCCGCAGGAAACGGAACATGAGACTCTCCTTTGATTGATGCGAAACAAGGCAGTTCAGCAGTACATCCATCCAGTTTGCCCCACCTTAGTCCCGTGAAAAAAATTTGGTCAAGAAAACGGAAAAACAGACACGCTTCCGGCCCTGCCCCTCCCCAAAACGGACACGCTTCCGGCAGGGATGCGTCCTTTGGGCGCTGATCCTTAAAAAAATTTCATAAAACACGACAAAAAACACGCTTTTGCCCGGTGATATCCCAGCCACGGGCAAAAGCGTGTTTTTTTATGGCGTTCCTCCGCTCCCGCTGTCCCCGGCAGTCCCTTCCGCGCCCCTTGCGGGCCCCCGCCGTACGCAGGGCCTGGCCGACCTCCCCGCGGCACGCGGGCCGACCCATTGATGCAACCGGATACCAGAAACTTAAAAGACTGCGGGCACGCGGGCCGACCGGTCCCCAATACCGCTGCGCCTGCGCCTTCCGCCTGCCTCCACGGGCCCGTGCCGTTTCCGCCCGGGCATCCGTGCCGGCGGCCTGTCCCCGCATCACGGGGCAGATGCCCCGCCATCCTTTTGCGGGGGGCTCCGCGACCTTTCCTTTTTCAGCATGATAAAGCCTCAGGCACACAGTCATGCCGGGCAATCCCTGCCATGTCCGCCCCGCACCGTCCGGCGGCCCCCGTGATGCGACAGGGCCCCCGTCCACCGCTGCCGTCCGGCGGCAGCACTGCACAAGGAGGATACCATGAACACCACCTACGGCTATGCCCGGGTCTCCAGCACGGACCAGCACACGGACAGGCAACATCTGGCCCTGCAGGAGCGGGGCATCCCCCGGGAGCGTGTCTTCACGGACAGGCTGTCCGGCAAGGACTTCCAGCGGCCGCAGTACAGGGCGCTCCTGGCGAGGCTCCGGCCCGGGGACCTGCTCTGCATCACGAGCATCGACAGGCTTGGCAGGAATTACGAAGAGATACAACAGCAGTGGCGCATCCTCACCCGGGAAATGGGCGTGGACATCCTTGTGCTGGACATGCCGCTGCTGGACACACGGAGGGACAGGGACCTGCTGGGGACGTTCATCGCCGACCTTGTCCTGCAGGTGCTTTCGTTCATCGCCCAGAACGAGCGGGAGACCATCCGGCGGCGGCAGGCGGAAGGCATCGCGGCGGCACGCCTGCGGGGCATACGCTTCGGCCGGGAACCCAGGCCCCTGCCCCGCAACTTCATCGAGATCTACGAGCTCTGGAAGGCGGGCGCCATCCCGGCCACGGAGGCGGCAAAACGCTGCGGCATGGCCCGCTCGACGTTCCGCTACCGGGCAGAATCCATCAGGAAAAACAGCCGGTAAGTGGCGAAAAAGTGTACTTTTTCACCATGTCTGAACTGACCATTACACTATAGTAAAAAATATTATTCTGTAAACACGCCATCCTATGGTGAGGATGCGCTGCCCTGCTGGTGAAAAGGTACACTTTTCCGCCAGCGCCTTCCGCGGCGCCTGTCCTTCTCCTGCCGCTCCCGCACGGCCCGGGCAGGCGCCCCAGGCATACGCTCCGTTTCCCGCCACGGGGCAGCCCCAGCCTTTCCGACCAGACAGGAGCCCCCATGTCCGAAGACATTATCATGATCGCAGCCCGCAACCTGCAGCAACGGCGCCAAAAGGCCGGCCTCACCCAAAGGAAGGTGGCCCGTCTGCTGGGGCTGAAGACCGAGACCATCTGCCGCATGGAAAAAGGCCACAACCCTGCCAGCCTGAGACGCCTGCAACAATTCGCCGACCTGTACGGCTGCACGGTCATCGACCTGTTGCAGCCGCCCCGCTCCTAGCCCCCGGAAGCACGCCCCTCCACTTCCCGAAGGCTCCCTGGTCCCATGCCCGCCCGGGGCAGTCCCCGGCACGTCCCGGTCCATTCCCCCGGACCAAAGACCAGACCACGCCCTGCCAGGAAAGGAAACCCGCTTTTACCCGTTACTACGAGGCGAAAACGGTTTCCCCTATCCCCGCCCTCCATGCCATATGGCTCAAGAACGTACAGCATTTCAATGTATTGAATGTATTGGACATAACGGTCATGTGCACGGAACGGCCGTTGCCAGCGCATGCCCTCTTTTCTCTTCCGCTGGTACCGCTGTAATGACGCCGGAATATATGTAAACAAAAATAATTAGTATTTGCTTTTTAATGGTTTTCAGGTGTAGGATTTCAAGACATATCCCATAAAAAAATCATAGTAGAAAACTAATATTAATTCTCCCACTGCCCCCACGGTGTCCTTCCTTGGACACCCTGTTCATCAGCCATCGCCATACCGGCAAAAAAGAGATCGACCTGGCATCACAGCCGGGATTTAACACGATGCGCAGGGACTGGATCGAAGACGGCAGCACCATCAGGCTCAAAGCGGATCTGGCCAGCGGCAAGACGGATCAGCTCATCATCGAATGGCCGGACTGGCAAGGGCAGTTCAGCATCCATGTGACGCCCACAGGCGCAGAGCCCGGTATCGCCGAGACGGACTTCCTCGTCCATCTGGAGTCGGGGAACGAGGCCAACTGTGCGCTGGCCAATCCCGGCGGCAAGATAGATGCAGGGGTCTACGTCTACGAGCTCGCCCGCAGGGAGCTGCCCATGCCCGATGATCCTGACTCTGATGTATCTTTCTATATCGCCGTGGCGCCCGAACCTCCCCTGGAATGGTATCTGCGGCGTGTCGGGGACGAAAAATCCCCCACGGCCGAGACCGTTCTGGGGCTTTCGGGCATGGCCTCCGCCTATGCCATGTGGATGGGGCAGCTTTCCGACCTGCGCGAGCGCCTGGGCGAGATCCGTTACGGTAACGGCACGGACGGCCTGTGGGTGCGGGGCTTCACGGAAAAGAACAGGCTGTCCGGCCTGGCGGGCATCGACTTCAGCCAGAATTTCTACGGCACGTCCTTCGGTTATGACAGGCTCGTGAAGCAGGACGACGCCAACAGGTGGCTGTTCGGCCTGCGCGGCCAGCTCACCAGGGGCGAACAAGAGATCGACGGCCTGCATGGCGGCTCCGGTGACAGCCGCTCCTACGGCATCGGGGCGTATGCCACCTGGCAGCATGCGGACGGCTGGTACGCCGACACCGTGCTGACCTGGGACTGGTATGACCAGAACCTCAAGACCCGCATGCTGGACGGCACCCGGGTGCACGGTTCCTACCATACCTATGCCGGCGGCATCAGCCAGGAAGTGGGGCGCATGTTCCGCTTCGGCGACGGATGCTTCATCGAGCCCCAGTTCCAGCTCTCCTGGTACTGGATGAAAGGCATGGACTTCACGACCAGCAACGGCATGAAGGTGGAGCAGGACGATGCCTGCGCCCTGACCGGTCGCGCCGGTCTGGTGCTGGGCAAAAAGTGGGATCTGTCCGAAGACCGCTACTTCCAGCCCTATCTCAAGGGCGGTGTGAACCATGAGTTCATGGGCGACCAGAAGGTCACGGTCAATGGCATCGCCTTTTCGGACGACCTGCGCGGGACCCGTCTCTACTACGGTACGGGCTTTGATGTGCAGTTCGCCCCCAATGCCCGGTTCTACGCGGAATTTGAACGTGAAGACGGACACAAGGCCTCCACGCCCTGGAGCGTGAGCGCCGGGCTGCGGATAGACTTTTAAAACACCAACGACCTGTTCCGCCGCACGGGTGGTCAGCCCGGGAGTTCCGCTTTATGGACAAACCGCAACCTCAATATCACATCTCGGATATCACGTGGAGACGTATCCAGCCGCACCTGCCTGGACAAAAGGGGCAGTGGGGAGGGATAGCCAGGGATAACCGCCTGTTCATCGATGCCGTCCTGTGGGTACTGCGAACCGGTGCCCCCTGGCGAAAGCTGCCGGAGGAATACGGGAAGTGGGGCACAGTGCACCACCGTTTCATCCGCTGGAGAGACAAACGGTTATGGGAGAAGTTGCTCGAAATACTGATTGACGACCCGGACTTCGCGTGGCTCATCGTCGACACCGGCCCCTGCGGGGAGCATCGCGGCGGCGCTGTTTTTCTCCCTGCTCCCCGGCAGATGAAACACCATGCCGCCACCCGCTACCGCTGGCCGTGGATGCGCATGGTGTGCCAGTCCGAGTACCTTTTGCAGGCAATGCCGCAGCTGCTCACCAGCAGGCAGTGATCTTACCTCCAGGGAAAGGCCTGCCGCCTCCCCCACGGGGCTCCCACCCGGCAACGTCCCGGCCCTGGGGACGGCAGGCCTGTCCAGCGGGAAGTGCCCCCGCCTCCGCGCTGGACAGCATGCTCCGCTGCCGCCCCCGCCGCGGGCGCAGCGGAGCATGTCATGACGGGCGGCAGCAGCGCCGACGAACGCCCTGTTTCCATATGACCGTACCTGCGCACTACCGGGGGACATCTCCACAGGATGCCGCCTACTAGGGCACGTTTTTTCTACAGGCATGGAAACGGTCCGCCCCCCTACCCACATTTTGCCGACGAATAAAAAACACCATCAAAGCATTATTCCAACCAACGACATTACACTTCTTTTTTGGCCTACCGACTCCATTTTTTGCAATGCAATATAGCAATATAAAGAAAATACATAAAAAATTATCTACCTCTCATAGAGTGCTACGCCGTAGTCCGATATACTACTGTACCACTAAGGACGCAATCCTATACCTAAAAAACAAAAAATGTCTTTATCTCATTATTATGATCCACATACACTTTATTTTAATCAATTCAACGCATATTACCGTGATGTAAAATAAAAATAATATATAATTTATGATAGTTATATTCAGGCATAAATATTTCAATGAAAACATTTTATTAACCAGCATATTTATTATATTTACATTAAATAAAATTCTATTATATCGTATATTCTATAAAGGCGAATGAAAGCGTCAGCTCTGTACTGTCCCTGCCGGGCAAGGAAGGCGGCCTTTCCCCGCATGAAAGCTTTCGGCCCGGAACGACCGCTCTACCGCTATGCACGCCGGCCTGCCTTTTTTACGTAAACGCCGACAAAAAGGCCAACAATGCAGGAGGATCTATGGCCCTGTTATTTGACGAAAGCTATTACCTCAATGCCAAGCTTGAGCAGCTCCATGCCAAAGGGGAAATGGATGCTAGCGGCAAGCCCTACACCATGGAGTCCCTTGTCAAGGCCATCAGCGATGCCGGGCTGACACCGTACAGCCACTACACCCAGTACGGCTGCCGGGAAGGGCTGGATCCCTCTTCCACCTTTGACCAGTCCTACTATCTGGCATCCAAGCTGGCCCAGCTGCGCAGCACGGGCGAAGTGGATGCCGACGGCAATGCCTATACCATGGCGTCCCTGACGGCTACCCTGGCTGCCCAGGGCATGTCTCCCCTGCAACATTACCTGCAGTTCGGCCGGGACGAGGGCCTCAACCCCAATGCCTGGTTCAACGAAAGCGAATACCTGAACGCCAAGCTGGCCCAGCTGCACAGCACGGGCGAAACGGATGCCAATGGCGATCCTTACACGCTGGCCAGCCTGCGGCAGGCCATCAGCGATGCTGGCATGACCCCGCTGGAGCATTATGAGCAGTTCGGCCATGCGGAGACCAACGCGGACGGCACCCTGATCAACCCTTCCAATGCCTTTGACGCCAACGCCTATGTGGCGGCCAAGCTGTACCAGTTGCAGACCACCGGCAGCAGCGAGGAACAGACCGCTTGGGCGGACAAGAGCCCGGCCGACGTGCTGGCGGCCCTGGAAGACGCCTCTCTGTCGCCCGTGAGCCACTATGTGCAGTATGGCGCCGACGAGGCCAATGCCGCCGGGGTGGCCCTGGTGCAGACCGTCCCCTCGGAACAGCGCGTGAGCAATGACCCCCTGCGTAACGACCTGGGCCAGAACGTGCCCTCCAACTACAACGACCCCACCCCCGGCCCTGACGCGGCCGAGGCCGCACCGGTGACCAAACCGGCGGACATGGGTGGCCTGGCAGCGGAAAGCATCTCGCCCGGCGTCGTGCCGCCCGAGGCCCCTGTGGCCGTGCCTGGAGATGACGCCTATGTGGCCCCTACGCCCGGTACGGTGGATACCAATGAGGCCCCCGTGGTGCCGGAAACCGATCCGGACAGCGGTCTGCTGGTCCTTCCCGACGCCGAACCCGAGCCCGAGCCCGAACCGGGCACCCCTGGCGGCGGTACATCGCCCTCAGAGCCCTCCTTCTCGGTGAATGAGACTGGGGATGGCATCTCCTTCACGGGCGTGACGGACAACAGCATCTCCCTGAGCGTGCAGGACGGCAAAGCCACGTTTACGAGTGGTAATGCTGTTGTCTCGGGAGTGGACATTACGGGCAGGCCCATTAACTTGGAGAACGGCCAAACGCTCACGGCCGACCTTGCTGACCTGGATGGGCTCACGGTGACCGGCGGGACTGTGGAGGGCAGGCTGCCTGGTGAAAACATCACGACCAATGAGTTCGCAGAAAATTCTATGCTGGATGGCTGGGAGATAGACCGGGCAAAGCCTGAAGGATTTAAGGTCATCGACGGACAGCTCCAGCAAGTCATCGGAGCGCCAGCTGATGGGGCGGATGCAAAGACGTTCCTCGGCGTGCAAGGATACAAATTTGATGATCTGGGGGCGAATGTCTCCAGCATGTCCATTGATCTGACGATCCCGGAGGAGTGGTTGGCCCTTGAGGTCCCTGAAGATGCCGCCGCCATCCGTCTGGCCGGCTTCTGGGGACGGGGCGGGGAATCTGGTGAAGACTACCCGCTCATTGATGTTGCGGTCAGGAAAAATGATAACGGGGAGAGCAAGCTGGGCTTCTATGCCTGGGATACGGTGACAGGAGAGCTTTCCCTCATGCAGGAAATCAAAAATCTGGGTACCCACACACTGGGCATCCAGGTCGCCAATG
This is a stretch of genomic DNA from Desulfovibrio piger. It encodes these proteins:
- a CDS encoding autotransporter outer membrane beta-barrel domain-containing protein — its product is MDTLFISHRHTGKKEIDLASQPGFNTMRRDWIEDGSTIRLKADLASGKTDQLIIEWPDWQGQFSIHVTPTGAEPGIAETDFLVHLESGNEANCALANPGGKIDAGVYVYELARRELPMPDDPDSDVSFYIAVAPEPPLEWYLRRVGDEKSPTAETVLGLSGMASAYAMWMGQLSDLRERLGEIRYGNGTDGLWVRGFTEKNRLSGLAGIDFSQNFYGTSFGYDRLVKQDDANRWLFGLRGQLTRGEQEIDGLHGGSGDSRSYGIGAYATWQHADGWYADTVLTWDWYDQNLKTRMLDGTRVHGSYHTYAGGISQEVGRMFRFGDGCFIEPQFQLSWYWMKGMDFTTSNGMKVEQDDACALTGRAGLVLGKKWDLSEDRYFQPYLKGGVNHEFMGDQKVTVNGIAFSDDLRGTRLYYGTGFDVQFAPNARFYAEFEREDGHKASTPWSVSAGLRIDF
- a CDS encoding helix-turn-helix domain-containing protein; this encodes MSEDIIMIAARNLQQRRQKAGLTQRKVARLLGLKTETICRMEKGHNPASLRRLQQFADLYGCTVIDLLQPPRS
- a CDS encoding IS5 family transposase; the encoded protein is MDKPQPQYHISDITWRRIQPHLPGQKGQWGGIARDNRLFIDAVLWVLRTGAPWRKLPEEYGKWGTVHHRFIRWRDKRLWEKLLEILIDDPDFAWLIVDTGPCGEHRGGAVFLPAPRQMKHHAATRYRWPWMRMVCQSEYLLQAMPQLLTSRQ
- a CDS encoding recombinase family protein; translated protein: MNTTYGYARVSSTDQHTDRQHLALQERGIPRERVFTDRLSGKDFQRPQYRALLARLRPGDLLCITSIDRLGRNYEEIQQQWRILTREMGVDILVLDMPLLDTRRDRDLLGTFIADLVLQVLSFIAQNERETIRRRQAEGIAAARLRGIRFGREPRPLPRNFIEIYELWKAGAIPATEAAKRCGMARSTFRYRAESIRKNSR